In Paenibacillus sp. BIC5C1, a genomic segment contains:
- a CDS encoding PAS domain S-box protein has protein sequence MSIKTKLSMIMSCSVLVILILNIALSYYTTEENLRQDSETKMVLTAKQIAIAVEQSQSSSEYVKRQIGNNLWLASVMAAEELDPNINNITNEDLVRMSEKVGVSHISLMEQTADDIVVTRSSDPKEIGLSTKSMTYWYQAFKQLFENHQVTISQGQKLDHFWSDGFEYSTSNPSDVDIWGYYHDGKRNYIINPFYNNAAVDDYVKISGPDEILNKIREVNPSILEITGINPLTFGSSSMSNDGRDTNHNKLNNRPIRFGTYQYGAAEEDHKAVVRAIRTGQNVSFVSETHEQKVLKSFIPIFTPNESSYVISIVMDYKQISSMVSEQLVSHASISLVLLEIVIFGSYLLAGYITRPIQSILGKVNDVADGHFDFRLKVRRKDELGQLANRINAMIRNLGHYTNRLKQMYEENRAVKEHLESIINQTADAIHITDLDGNVLRVNRAFEQLYGWRSREVEGRKLKIIPPGTEEEMEEQHAQLIEGMSITSNETTWMKKDGSRVEVSVSTAPVRDEAGEITALISVSRDITSRNRMEELLRRSEKLTTVGQLAAGVAHEIRNPLTTLRGFLQLQQETNKLNHRHLDLMLSELDRINLIVGEFLILAKPQAVHFQERDIRFILGDVISLLDSQAHLHGVEFVLNASSDSVMVHCEENQLKQVFINLLKNGMEAMPDGGNIRIKLNQDIENSRVRIEIKDEGTGIPEELMPKLGEPFFTSKESGTGLGLMVSQRIIQSHKGMMDIKSVMNKGTTVIIELPASQQQPESIEEEHETDNEPTDEEK, from the coding sequence TTGTCTATTAAAACGAAATTATCCATGATTATGTCGTGCTCAGTGCTCGTCATTTTGATTTTAAATATAGCACTGAGTTATTATACTACAGAAGAGAATCTAAGGCAGGACAGCGAAACCAAGATGGTGCTTACGGCCAAACAGATTGCAATCGCTGTCGAACAGAGTCAGTCCAGTTCGGAATATGTAAAACGACAAATTGGGAACAATTTATGGCTGGCCTCAGTAATGGCAGCAGAAGAACTGGACCCGAATATTAATAATATCACAAATGAAGACCTGGTTCGCATGAGCGAAAAAGTCGGTGTCTCCCACATTTCATTGATGGAGCAAACGGCTGATGATATTGTGGTTACCCGGTCTTCCGATCCAAAGGAGATTGGATTATCTACCAAATCCATGACTTACTGGTATCAGGCATTTAAACAGCTGTTCGAAAACCATCAGGTTACGATTTCACAGGGACAGAAATTAGACCATTTTTGGTCGGATGGATTCGAATACTCTACATCCAATCCGTCGGATGTTGATATCTGGGGTTACTATCATGATGGGAAAAGGAATTACATAATCAATCCCTTCTATAATAATGCCGCTGTTGACGACTATGTGAAGATCTCTGGTCCAGACGAGATTTTGAATAAGATTCGTGAAGTGAATCCTTCTATTCTGGAGATTACAGGCATCAATCCATTGACCTTCGGTAGCTCGAGCATGAGCAATGACGGAAGGGATACAAACCACAATAAGTTGAATAACAGGCCAATTCGTTTCGGTACCTATCAATATGGTGCGGCAGAAGAGGATCACAAGGCGGTAGTACGGGCAATTCGTACTGGGCAGAATGTATCCTTTGTTAGTGAAACTCATGAACAGAAGGTGCTCAAAAGTTTTATTCCGATATTCACCCCCAATGAATCATCTTATGTGATTAGTATTGTTATGGACTATAAGCAAATATCCTCCATGGTATCGGAACAATTGGTTAGCCATGCCTCGATTTCACTTGTGTTACTGGAGATTGTGATCTTTGGCAGCTATTTGCTCGCAGGATACATTACGCGTCCTATTCAATCTATTCTGGGCAAAGTGAATGATGTAGCTGACGGTCACTTTGATTTCCGTTTGAAAGTGAGAAGGAAAGACGAATTGGGCCAATTAGCGAATCGCATTAATGCCATGATTCGTAATTTGGGCCATTATACGAATCGTCTGAAACAGATGTATGAAGAAAATCGTGCGGTAAAAGAACATTTGGAATCGATCATTAACCAAACGGCAGATGCGATTCATATTACGGATCTGGATGGAAATGTTTTGCGGGTAAACCGTGCCTTTGAGCAGTTGTACGGCTGGCGCAGTCGTGAGGTAGAAGGCCGTAAGTTAAAAATTATCCCTCCTGGCACTGAAGAGGAGATGGAAGAGCAGCATGCCCAGTTGATTGAGGGTATGTCAATTACGTCCAATGAAACGACATGGATGAAGAAGGATGGTAGCCGTGTCGAAGTCAGCGTGAGTACAGCACCAGTCCGCGATGAAGCAGGCGAGATCACAGCACTGATCAGCGTTTCAAGAGATATTACCAGCCGTAACCGTATGGAGGAACTGCTTAGACGTTCCGAGAAACTGACGACCGTTGGTCAGCTGGCAGCGGGGGTTGCGCACGAGATACGTAATCCGCTTACGACCCTACGTGGGTTTCTCCAGCTCCAACAAGAGACGAACAAGCTTAATCATCGTCACTTGGACTTGATGCTGTCCGAGTTGGATCGAATCAATCTTATTGTGGGTGAGTTTCTGATCCTGGCCAAACCACAGGCAGTTCATTTTCAGGAACGGGATATTCGCTTCATTCTGGGAGATGTTATATCATTACTGGATAGCCAGGCGCATCTGCATGGTGTGGAGTTTGTATTAAATGCTTCATCCGATTCAGTTATGGTACATTGTGAAGAGAACCAGTTGAAGCAGGTCTTCATTAACTTGCTGAAGAACGGCATGGAGGCCATGCCAGACGGAGGTAATATTCGAATTAAACTTAATCAGGACATAGAGAATAGTCGGGTTCGGATTGAAATTAAGGATGAAGGCACTGGAATTCCAGAAGAACTGATGCCTAAGCTGGGGGAACCATTCTTTACAAGCAAGGAATCGGGAACAGGGCTTGGCCTGATGGTCAGCCAGCGCATTATTCAATCACATAAGGGCATGATGGATATCAAAAGCGTCATGAACAAGGGAACGACCGTCATTATCGAGCTGCCTGCTTCCCAACAGCAACCGGAGAGTATAGAGGAAGAGCATGAGACGGACAATGAACCTACAGACGAAGAGAAATAG
- the rluF gene encoding 23S rRNA pseudouridine(2604) synthase RluF: MRINKFISETGFCSRREADRLVESGKVTINGVKAELGSQAEDGDDVRINGQPIKEKRKHVYIALNKPVGITSTTEQHIQGNIVDFVGHTERIFPIGRLDKDSEGLILMTNDGDIVNRILRAEGRHEKEYIVTVDRAVTPSFLRGMSTGVKILGEMTLPCTVTRISERVFRIILTEGKNRQIRRMCSAFGYEVRKLKRIRIMNIHLGEQATGTWRELTLAEKSELSSLLDYNME; encoded by the coding sequence TTGCGTATTAATAAATTTATCAGTGAAACAGGTTTTTGTTCCCGTCGGGAAGCCGACAGATTGGTGGAAAGTGGGAAAGTAACAATTAATGGAGTCAAGGCAGAGCTGGGCAGTCAAGCTGAAGATGGCGATGATGTAAGAATTAATGGTCAACCTATTAAGGAAAAACGGAAACACGTATATATTGCGCTTAATAAACCTGTCGGAATAACCAGTACAACCGAACAGCATATTCAAGGGAATATCGTTGATTTTGTAGGGCACACAGAGCGAATTTTCCCAATTGGTCGCTTGGATAAGGATTCGGAAGGTTTGATTTTGATGACCAATGACGGTGATATCGTCAATCGAATTCTAAGGGCAGAAGGACGTCATGAGAAAGAATATATTGTCACCGTGGATCGTGCGGTAACGCCGAGTTTCTTAAGAGGCATGAGCACAGGAGTCAAGATCCTTGGCGAAATGACGCTGCCTTGTACGGTAACTCGTATATCAGAGCGGGTGTTCCGCATTATTCTGACGGAGGGGAAAAACCGTCAAATTCGCCGGATGTGCAGCGCATTTGGCTATGAGGTTCGGAAGTTGAAGCGAATTCGTATTATGAACATTCATCTCGGTGAGCAGGCCACAGGGACCTGGAGAGAGCTGACACTGGCAGAAAAGTCTGAATTGAGCAGTTTGCTGGATTATAATATGGAATAA
- the motB gene encoding flagellar motor protein MotB: protein MKKAKKHEPHEEHIDESWLLPYSDLMTLLLALFITLFSMSSIDATKFEQMASALSSALNGGSGVLDHTSMNPTESTIDLGKSKQQPEDIKKTPAQITDAQMAQKEQEDLEKLKKRLDQYIQKNGLSDQLNTKLNQSELKITISDNALFSSGRADVKPESRSLAKAISSMLQEFPEYEVVVSGHTDNVPISNSQYKDNWDLSADRALNFLKILLLNEALDPSKFTPSGYGEYHPVASNQTDAGRAQNRRVEVSIIRKYQSNNTAVKAVGKDN from the coding sequence GTGAAAAAGGCTAAAAAACACGAACCGCATGAAGAGCACATAGACGAGAGCTGGTTGCTTCCCTACTCCGACTTGATGACGTTGCTGCTCGCTCTGTTTATCACATTATTCTCTATGAGCTCTATAGATGCAACGAAGTTTGAACAGATGGCTTCCGCACTGAGCAGCGCATTAAATGGTGGTTCGGGTGTACTGGATCATACCTCCATGAACCCTACAGAATCTACTATAGATTTGGGTAAGAGCAAACAGCAGCCCGAAGATATCAAGAAGACACCGGCTCAGATTACAGATGCGCAGATGGCTCAGAAAGAACAGGAAGATCTGGAGAAACTCAAGAAACGGCTTGATCAATATATTCAGAAAAACGGGCTTTCCGATCAGCTGAATACGAAACTGAATCAGTCGGAGCTCAAAATCACGATTAGTGATAACGCCCTGTTCTCCTCAGGCCGGGCTGATGTTAAACCAGAGTCACGCTCGCTGGCCAAAGCCATCTCGAGCATGCTGCAGGAGTTCCCGGAATATGAAGTCGTTGTGTCTGGCCATACTGATAATGTTCCCATTTCGAACAGCCAATATAAGGATAACTGGGATTTGAGTGCCGATCGAGCACTGAATTTCCTCAAAATTCTGTTATTGAATGAGGCGCTGGACCCTTCGAAGTTCACACCTAGCGGTTATGGAGAGTATCACCCAGTCGCTAGCAACCAAACAGATGCTGGACGAGCTCAAAACCGTCGGGTAGAAGTTTCAATTATCCGGAAATATCAGAGTAACAACACAGCCGTGAAAGCAGTCGGAAAAGATAACTAA
- the motA gene encoding flagellar motor stator protein MotA → MEISTIIGLVLGLVSLVLGMFLKGAPLINLVNNPAAYVIIFVGTAATIFMAFPMSEVKKIPKLFGVLFKKQQLIDRVSLIGTFMDWASTTRREGLLALESKVEDIDDQFLRGGMRMIIDGNDQEFVSDVLMEDIHATEERHRGGALIFAQAGMYAPTLGVLGAVVGLIAALADLSDMEKLSHAIAAAFIATLLGIFSGYVLWHPMSNKLKRMSKKEMEIKLMMVEGLLSIQSGVSTIAINQKLSVFLTPSERRQLEEKEGSSGEKG, encoded by the coding sequence ATGGAAATTTCAACGATTATCGGACTAGTTTTAGGGCTGGTTTCACTTGTATTGGGTATGTTCCTGAAGGGTGCGCCCCTAATCAACCTGGTTAACAACCCGGCAGCCTACGTTATTATTTTTGTTGGTACGGCAGCAACTATTTTCATGGCGTTTCCCATGTCTGAAGTTAAAAAAATCCCCAAGCTTTTCGGGGTACTGTTCAAAAAGCAACAACTGATTGACCGTGTTTCTCTAATCGGCACATTTATGGACTGGGCTTCCACTACCCGTCGTGAAGGTTTGCTCGCACTTGAATCGAAAGTCGAAGATATTGATGATCAGTTCCTGCGCGGCGGTATGCGTATGATTATTGACGGCAATGATCAGGAATTTGTAAGTGATGTACTCATGGAAGATATTCATGCTACAGAAGAGCGCCATCGTGGAGGTGCATTGATCTTCGCCCAAGCGGGGATGTATGCACCAACGCTCGGGGTACTCGGGGCCGTTGTAGGTCTCATCGCAGCGCTTGCCGATCTCAGTGATATGGAAAAGCTCTCGCATGCGATTGCAGCGGCGTTTATCGCAACACTTCTCGGTATCTTTAGTGGTTACGTGTTGTGGCATCCAATGTCCAATAAACTGAAGCGGATGTCCAAAAAAGAGATGGAAATCAAGCTGATGATGGTTGAAGGCTTGTTATCCATACAATCCGGTGTATCCACCATTGCCATTAACCAAAAATTATCTGTATTCCTGACACCTTCCGAACGTAGACAGTTGGAAGAGAAGGAGGGCTCATCAGGTGAAAAAGGCTAA
- a CDS encoding 4a-hydroxytetrahydrobiopterin dehydratase codes for MVFTQEEVEAHLGRLEGWELEEGRWIVRKFVFSNYMKGIAFVDEVAAISEAFNHHPFITIDYTTVTLRLTSWDEGGITSVDIKEAQQYNEAFEKMRSE; via the coding sequence ATGGTTTTTACGCAAGAGGAAGTCGAAGCTCATCTGGGAAGGCTGGAAGGCTGGGAACTGGAAGAGGGACGATGGATTGTCCGCAAGTTCGTATTTTCCAACTACATGAAAGGGATTGCATTTGTGGATGAGGTCGCAGCGATTTCGGAAGCATTCAATCATCATCCTTTCATTACGATTGACTATACAACGGTCACACTGCGTCTCACGTCGTGGGATGAAGGTGGCATCACATCTGTAGATATTAAAGAAGCACAACAATATAATGAGGCTTTTGAAAAAATGAGGTCGGAATAA
- the rbsK gene encoding ribokinase — translation MSDDNQNKPLIAVVGSLNMDLVVKTDIIPEEGETVSGEELHYLAGGKGANQAVAAARLGGQTTMVGAVGSDGFGERLLHSLTESGADASQVRILDDTVTGTASIWLSKGDNRIIVIPGANGQVVPAMLEEADTVKSLTAAAAVLLQLEIPLPAVTRAAQLAAEGSALVVLNPAPAVPGLPQELLRCVDVITPNRSELAVLTGRDDLRPEDVDAAVAELAASLGAAVVTTLGPEGAVYAAAPNGRVQAGRAGACRAPGYAVSAVDTTGAGDCFNGALAVALARGETLDAAVSFAMGAAALSVTKLGAQSGMPSAREVQAFLAEQKAKAQ, via the coding sequence ATGTCAGACGATAATCAGAACAAACCTCTTATTGCTGTCGTAGGCAGCCTTAATATGGATCTGGTGGTGAAGACGGACATCATTCCTGAGGAAGGCGAGACGGTGAGCGGGGAGGAACTGCATTATTTGGCCGGGGGCAAAGGCGCTAATCAGGCGGTTGCTGCTGCACGACTGGGCGGACAGACAACGATGGTTGGTGCGGTAGGTTCGGATGGTTTTGGTGAACGCCTACTGCACAGTCTAACGGAAAGCGGGGCGGATGCCTCGCAAGTTCGCATTCTCGATGATACTGTTACTGGTACGGCCTCCATCTGGCTCTCCAAAGGAGATAACCGGATTATTGTTATTCCTGGAGCGAATGGGCAGGTTGTGCCTGCGATGCTGGAAGAGGCGGATACGGTAAAAAGCCTGACTGCAGCCGCAGCGGTGCTGCTGCAGCTGGAGATCCCGCTGCCTGCGGTCACCCGCGCCGCCCAACTGGCGGCTGAAGGCAGCGCATTGGTGGTGCTCAACCCGGCACCTGCTGTGCCGGGTCTGCCCCAGGAGCTGCTGCGGTGCGTCGACGTCATTACGCCGAACCGCAGCGAGCTCGCCGTGCTCACCGGCCGGGATGATCTCCGGCCGGAAGACGTGGATGCGGCGGTCGCAGAGCTCGCCGCATCCCTCGGGGCCGCTGTCGTCACGACGCTCGGCCCCGAGGGGGCTGTGTACGCGGCAGCGCCTAACGGCCGCGTACAGGCAGGGCGAGCCGGCGCGTGCCGTGCGCCCGGCTACGCCGTAAGCGCCGTCGACACGACCGGCGCTGGCGATTGCTTCAACGGCGCGCTGGCAGTAGCCCTCGCGCGCGGAGAGACGCTGGACGCGGCGGTAAGCTTCGCCATGGGCGCAGCCGCGTTGTCCGTGACGAAGCTCGGCGCCCAGTCCGGGATGCCGTCCGCACGTGAAGTGCAGGCTTTTCTTGCCGAGCAGAAGGCAAAGGCCCAGTAG
- a CDS encoding c-type cytochrome: MHKWIMSGVFFAACALAIVLMFTLPGKEEVAEEAKPTMPQVTMDAGQAEALVKANCITCHGDQLQGGMGPSLQKIGSQDDVEKIYTTIVKGKSGGMPSFKDKLKDEEIANIAMWLAEKK; this comes from the coding sequence ATGCACAAATGGATCATGAGCGGGGTATTTTTTGCAGCGTGCGCTTTAGCTATTGTACTAATGTTTACGCTTCCAGGGAAAGAGGAAGTTGCTGAAGAAGCGAAACCGACGATGCCGCAAGTTACAATGGATGCAGGACAGGCCGAGGCACTGGTCAAAGCAAACTGTATTACCTGCCACGGTGATCAGCTTCAAGGGGGCATGGGCCCTAGTCTGCAGAAGATTGGCAGCCAGGACGATGTGGAGAAGATTTATACGACCATCGTCAAAGGTAAAAGCGGCGGCATGCCTTCGTTCAAAGACAAGCTGAAGGATGAAGAAATCGCGAATATTGCGATGTGGCTGGCGGAGAAGAAGTAA
- a CDS encoding GNAT family N-acetyltransferase — translation MDEAPVTFHVVPMQEEHAELICDWQYDPPYNIYSWLPWEQMKALEVEFGDPQLRKEQYAVVLGEDQQICGFAQYFPLEGVTRIGLGMHPERCGHGQGKAFVSAIVQEAIRRNPANEIDLEVLTWNDRAIRVYLKAGFVTQDTYERQTPSGLQPFYCMVYEGPRG, via the coding sequence ATGGATGAAGCCCCTGTGACGTTTCACGTTGTGCCCATGCAAGAAGAACATGCGGAGCTCATCTGCGATTGGCAGTATGACCCCCCTTATAATATTTATAGCTGGCTGCCCTGGGAGCAGATGAAAGCACTTGAAGTAGAATTCGGCGATCCCCAGCTGCGGAAGGAACAATATGCGGTAGTGCTGGGAGAGGATCAGCAGATTTGCGGTTTCGCTCAATATTTCCCGCTTGAAGGTGTCACCCGCATTGGTCTGGGTATGCACCCTGAACGCTGTGGTCATGGACAAGGGAAGGCTTTTGTATCGGCCATTGTGCAGGAAGCCATTCGCCGGAACCCTGCAAACGAAATTGATCTGGAAGTTCTGACCTGGAATGACCGGGCCATTCGCGTCTATCTTAAAGCCGGATTTGTTACGCAGGATACATATGAACGACAGACGCCGAGTGGTTTGCAACCTTTTTACTGCATGGTCTATGAGGGTCCTCGCGGGTAA
- a CDS encoding C40 family peptidase, with translation MFKKKLTAAVLSITFALSLGAGSAFADSKMDQVIDSAMGTTYKSGGTTLNGFDCSGFTSYVFDKLGIDLARQSSSQFDMGDSVSRMEMRPGDLVFFNTTGKGVSHVGIFVGDGKFAHSSSSKGVTISALSESYWANRYVGAKRIMSTDAYETLAID, from the coding sequence TTGTTTAAAAAGAAATTAACCGCAGCTGTACTCAGCATCACATTCGCATTATCGCTTGGAGCAGGCAGCGCATTCGCAGATTCAAAAATGGACCAAGTCATTGATTCGGCAATGGGAACTACATACAAAAGCGGAGGAACAACGCTTAACGGCTTTGACTGCTCTGGGTTTACAAGTTATGTATTCGACAAGCTGGGTATTGATTTGGCTCGCCAATCGAGTTCGCAATTCGACATGGGTGATTCAGTATCCCGTATGGAAATGAGACCAGGTGATCTGGTATTCTTCAATACAACGGGCAAAGGGGTTTCACACGTTGGTATCTTTGTAGGGGATGGAAAGTTTGCACACTCTTCTTCTTCCAAAGGAGTTACAATTAGCGCATTAAGCGAAAGCTACTGGGCTAACCGCTATGTTGGCGCTAAACGCATTATGAGCACGGACGCATATGAGACATTGGCCATCGACTAG
- a CDS encoding M1 family metallopeptidase, giving the protein MIPRRAKSWLTAIITLCVVAGGIWLGLGSTRSIHSDLPALAPESGKPTAPVKTQTSPESIQTPTAEVFSNRVVEYHMDVKLVDGNVLQGTQTITWTHPGKKTVSELYFHMYPNAFSSADTTFMKESGGKLRGDVMPTNGYGSMHITEMKTEDGLSLLHRMQYVQPDDGNMKDTTLIKVRLPKPVKGGESITLHTRFEVKLPKIFARMGTADNFVMAGQWFPKLSVYEPVGTRGQTTEGWNLHQYHGNSEFYADFGIYSVRIRVPETYKVAATGFPTQQAVVKNGEKIYQFYADDVHDFAWSASPDFVYAEEPFSAPNVPGVRIKLYLDPAHQDLKERYFYAAKAALSNYSKWFGPYPYSTLSIVVPPKSGNGAGGMEYPTLVTAFGADDSAPGYDLERTVVHEIGHQYFYGMVASNEFEEAWLDEGFTSYAEDKVMEQEYGLIPNLPVQSGLITSPASLTQDSWKFDSQNQYAANVYTRGKLVLLGIEQQVGAKTMERILSTYVKKYRFKHPTSSDFQKVVEQVTRTSWTDYFNQYVYGDGMADFAVEKIAINPILKDGQTLYESSITVQKKGSEYKKVPVRIMFEDGKTMTKEWDGSEERITYKLTYTSPVSWAMTDPLYTIVLENHHINNFLRAGLDEPTKSRWSMSATKLIEAIFGSLSW; this is encoded by the coding sequence ATGATTCCACGACGCGCCAAGAGCTGGCTCACCGCAATTATAACCCTGTGTGTAGTTGCCGGGGGGATATGGCTTGGTCTGGGTTCCACACGCTCCATTCATTCTGACTTGCCTGCGCTCGCCCCAGAATCGGGCAAGCCTACGGCACCCGTCAAAACCCAAACATCTCCGGAAAGTATACAAACACCTACCGCTGAAGTGTTCAGCAACCGCGTAGTGGAATATCACATGGATGTGAAGCTGGTAGACGGAAATGTACTTCAGGGGACTCAGACGATAACCTGGACACATCCAGGTAAGAAAACTGTCAGCGAGCTTTATTTTCACATGTATCCCAATGCCTTCTCTTCTGCTGACACCACTTTTATGAAAGAATCCGGGGGGAAACTTCGTGGTGATGTCATGCCCACGAACGGTTATGGTTCCATGCATATTACAGAAATGAAAACAGAGGACGGGCTTTCTCTCTTGCATCGGATGCAATATGTGCAACCGGATGACGGAAACATGAAAGATACTACCCTCATTAAGGTACGGCTGCCCAAACCCGTTAAAGGCGGTGAAAGCATAACGCTTCACACCCGATTTGAGGTCAAGCTACCGAAAATTTTTGCCCGCATGGGAACGGCAGATAATTTTGTAATGGCAGGCCAATGGTTCCCTAAACTTAGTGTATATGAGCCAGTAGGCACACGAGGTCAGACGACCGAAGGCTGGAATCTGCATCAGTATCATGGAAATTCAGAGTTTTATGCTGATTTCGGTATCTATAGTGTGCGTATTCGGGTACCGGAAACATACAAAGTAGCTGCTACTGGTTTCCCGACCCAGCAAGCTGTTGTGAAGAACGGAGAAAAAATATATCAGTTCTATGCCGATGATGTGCATGACTTTGCCTGGTCAGCCTCTCCTGATTTTGTTTATGCGGAAGAGCCCTTCTCCGCTCCCAATGTGCCAGGCGTTCGAATCAAGCTGTATCTCGACCCTGCTCATCAGGATCTGAAGGAACGTTATTTCTACGCCGCCAAAGCAGCGCTATCTAATTATAGCAAGTGGTTTGGCCCCTATCCGTATTCCACACTGTCCATCGTTGTCCCGCCCAAATCGGGGAATGGCGCAGGAGGAATGGAATACCCTACTTTGGTCACTGCCTTCGGTGCGGATGATTCTGCACCTGGTTACGATCTGGAACGTACGGTTGTGCACGAGATCGGGCATCAGTATTTTTACGGCATGGTCGCGAGTAATGAATTTGAAGAGGCTTGGCTGGATGAAGGATTCACCTCCTATGCAGAAGACAAAGTGATGGAACAGGAATACGGACTTATCCCGAATCTGCCTGTACAATCAGGTCTCATTACTTCTCCAGCTTCACTGACACAGGACTCCTGGAAGTTTGATTCCCAGAATCAATATGCAGCGAACGTATACACACGAGGCAAGCTTGTATTACTCGGGATAGAACAACAGGTTGGTGCCAAAACGATGGAGCGTATCCTCTCGACCTATGTAAAGAAATACCGCTTCAAGCACCCTACTTCGTCTGATTTTCAAAAGGTCGTGGAGCAAGTAACCCGTACATCCTGGACTGATTATTTTAATCAGTATGTATACGGAGACGGAATGGCTGACTTTGCAGTGGAGAAGATCGCAATCAATCCTATCCTAAAAGACGGTCAAACGTTGTACGAGTCGTCCATTACAGTCCAGAAAAAAGGCAGTGAATATAAAAAGGTGCCTGTTCGAATTATGTTCGAAGACGGGAAAACCATGACGAAAGAATGGGATGGCAGCGAGGAGCGCATTACCTACAAACTGACCTACACTTCCCCTGTTTCCTGGGCTATGACTGACCCGCTATACACAATTGTGCTGGAGAACCATCATATAAACAATTTCCTGAGAGCCGGACTGGATGAGCCAACCAAATCCCGCTGGAGCATGAGCGCAACCAAACTTATAGAAGCCATATTCGGAAGTCTGTCATGGTGA
- a CDS encoding YwhD family protein has translation MDQNEQNGKKQIALNIVSAKSKHKGFGAGSIDLNNLSPVIIDNGEAKIDIGAMHAKSKVERNIKFSTNREDVPNGRQVWLVWVAVDRNEQGQFYGGATACEMWIDTEARRGWKLLADHVNRMDYAMKRRFMLDDLGPEDRAALKTLLITHNEEWWNASPDELKEALA, from the coding sequence ATGGACCAAAACGAGCAAAACGGCAAAAAACAGATTGCCTTGAATATCGTTAGTGCAAAGAGCAAACACAAAGGCTTCGGTGCAGGTTCCATAGATCTGAACAACCTGTCTCCAGTTATTATTGATAACGGAGAAGCTAAGATCGATATTGGTGCGATGCATGCAAAGAGTAAAGTGGAGCGCAACATCAAGTTCTCAACCAACCGTGAGGACGTACCCAATGGACGCCAGGTATGGCTGGTATGGGTAGCTGTGGACCGTAACGAACAGGGGCAGTTCTATGGTGGTGCAACTGCGTGTGAGATGTGGATTGATACAGAGGCGCGTCGTGGATGGAAACTGCTGGCCGATCATGTGAACCGCATGGATTATGCTATGAAGCGGCGGTTCATGCTGGATGATCTTGGACCTGAGGATCGCGCAGCACTCAAGACGCTGTTGATTACGCACAACGAAGAATGGTGGAACGCTTCTCCGGATGAGTTGAAAGAGGCGCTCGCTTAA